One genomic region from Streptomyces sp. NBC_00582 encodes:
- a CDS encoding methylmalonyl-CoA mutase family protein, producing MTVLPDDGLELAAEFPDSTHEQWQRLVAGVLRKSGKDVEGAQAEEALSTALEDGLRTRPLYTAHDTAPEPGYPGFAPFVRSGRPDGNTVGGWDVRQRHTAADNGAVLADLENGVTSLWLAVGDAGIPVSSLGAVLDGVYLDLAPVVLDAGAEVEPAARELLRLYEERGVGKDAARGNLGADPLGHEARTGRTADFAPAVALARLCSEEYPALRALTVDALPYHEAGGSAAQELGASLATGVAYLRALTEAGLSVEQACAQVEFRYAATADQFLTIAKLRAARRLWARVAEVCGAPAAGAQVQHAVTSPVMMSRRDPWVNMLRATVATLAAGAGGADSVTVLPFDDAVGLPDAFARRIARNTSTILIEESHLARVIDPAGGSWYVERLTDELARAGWEFFRTIERDGGQAAVLRSGRIRTDLATTWAERSKRIAKRREPITGVSEFPFLAEKPVVREAAPAPLSGGLPRVRRDEAFEELRARSDAHLAATGARPRVFLAALGPAAAHTARLTFAANLFQAGGIEPVTEGTFEESGATEACLCSSDALYEEQAGPQAARLKAAGATRVFLAGRPGPYPDVDDFVFAGCDAVAVLSATLDRMGVS from the coding sequence ATGACGGTCCTGCCTGACGACGGGCTTGAGCTGGCCGCCGAGTTCCCTGACTCCACCCACGAGCAGTGGCAGCGCCTCGTCGCGGGCGTGCTGCGCAAGTCGGGCAAGGACGTCGAGGGCGCTCAGGCCGAGGAAGCCCTGTCCACCGCGCTGGAGGACGGGCTGCGCACCCGTCCTCTGTACACCGCGCACGACACCGCGCCCGAGCCGGGTTACCCCGGGTTCGCCCCCTTCGTACGATCCGGCCGGCCGGATGGGAACACCGTCGGGGGGTGGGACGTACGGCAGCGGCACACGGCGGCCGACAACGGTGCGGTGCTCGCGGACCTGGAGAACGGCGTCACCTCCCTGTGGCTGGCCGTGGGCGACGCGGGCATCCCGGTGTCGTCGCTCGGCGCGGTCCTCGACGGGGTCTATCTGGACCTGGCGCCGGTCGTCCTCGACGCGGGGGCCGAGGTCGAGCCCGCCGCCCGGGAGCTGCTGCGGCTGTACGAGGAGCGGGGCGTCGGCAAGGACGCGGCGCGCGGCAACCTGGGCGCCGACCCGCTCGGGCACGAGGCCCGTACCGGGCGGACCGCGGACTTCGCGCCTGCCGTCGCGCTGGCGCGGCTGTGCTCCGAGGAGTACCCGGCGCTGCGGGCCCTGACGGTGGACGCCCTGCCGTACCACGAGGCGGGCGGCTCGGCCGCCCAGGAGCTGGGCGCCTCGCTCGCGACCGGTGTCGCCTATCTGCGGGCGCTGACCGAGGCCGGGCTGAGTGTCGAACAGGCTTGTGCGCAGGTCGAGTTCCGGTACGCGGCGACAGCGGACCAGTTCCTGACGATCGCCAAGCTGCGGGCCGCGCGCCGCCTGTGGGCCCGGGTCGCCGAGGTGTGCGGGGCACCCGCCGCGGGCGCCCAGGTCCAGCACGCGGTGACCTCGCCGGTGATGATGTCGCGCCGCGACCCGTGGGTGAACATGCTGCGCGCGACCGTCGCCACGCTGGCCGCCGGGGCCGGCGGGGCCGACTCGGTGACCGTGCTGCCGTTCGACGACGCGGTCGGGCTGCCGGACGCGTTCGCGCGCCGCATCGCGCGCAACACCTCGACGATCCTCATCGAGGAGTCGCACCTCGCCCGGGTGATCGACCCGGCGGGCGGTTCCTGGTACGTGGAGCGGCTCACGGACGAACTCGCCCGCGCGGGCTGGGAGTTCTTCCGGACGATCGAGCGCGACGGCGGCCAGGCGGCGGTCCTGCGCTCGGGCCGGATCCGTACCGACCTGGCGACGACCTGGGCGGAGCGCTCCAAGCGGATCGCCAAGCGACGCGAACCCATCACCGGGGTCAGCGAGTTCCCGTTCCTCGCCGAGAAGCCGGTCGTGCGGGAGGCCGCTCCCGCGCCCCTCTCGGGCGGTCTGCCGCGGGTGCGCCGCGACGAGGCGTTCGAGGAGCTGCGGGCGCGCTCGGACGCCCATCTGGCCGCGACGGGCGCCCGGCCGCGGGTCTTCCTGGCGGCGCTCGGTCCGGCCGCCGCGCACACCGCGCGGCTGACCTTCGCCGCGAACCTCTTCCAGGCGGGCGGCATCGAGCCGGTCACCGAGGGCACGTTCGAGGAGAGCGGGGCCACGGAGGCCTGTCTGTGCTCCAGTGACGCGCTGTACGAGGAACAGGCCGGGCCGCAGGCCGCGCGCCTGAAGGCGGCCGGCGCCACGCGGGTGTTCCTCGCCGGGCGTCCCGGGCCGTACCCGGATGTCGACGACTTCGTCTTCGCGGGCTGCGACGCGGTCGCCGTCCTGTCCGCCACCCTCGACCGCATGGGAGTGTCCTGA
- the glpK gene encoding glycerol kinase GlpK, translated as MADFVGAVDQGTTSSRFMIFDHSGNEVAKHQLEHEQILPKAGWVEHDPVEIWERTNSVIQNALRHGNLSPTDLTAIGITNQRETTVVWDPRNGRPYYNAIVWQDTRTDSIAAALEREGKGDVIRRKAGLPPATYFSGGKIQWILENVDGVREAAEQGHAVFGNTDAWVLWNLTGGPDGGIHATDVTNASRTMLMDLETLDWDDELLGFFNIPRSMLPKINPSSHAEAYGTTRTSRPLREAIPIAGVLGDQQAATVGQVCYAPGEAKNTYGTGNFLVLNTGTELVRSQNGLLTTVAYQFQDSPAIYALEGSIAVTGSAVQWLRDQLKIIASAPESETLARGVADNGGCYFVPAFSGLFAPYWRSDARGAIVGLARYNTNEHLARATLEAICYQSRDVVEAMEQDSGVHLDVLKVDGGITANDLCMQIQADVLGVPVSRPVVAETTALGAAYAAGLATGFWQSQDELRTHWQESKRWEPQWSEEQRAEGYDGWKRAVERTLDWVKVE; from the coding sequence ATGGCGGACTTCGTGGGAGCGGTGGACCAAGGCACCACCAGTTCCCGTTTCATGATCTTCGACCACAGCGGCAACGAGGTGGCGAAGCACCAGCTGGAACACGAGCAGATCCTCCCCAAGGCGGGATGGGTCGAGCACGACCCGGTGGAGATCTGGGAGCGCACCAACTCCGTGATCCAGAACGCCCTGCGGCACGGGAACCTGTCCCCCACCGACCTGACGGCGATCGGCATCACCAACCAGCGCGAGACCACCGTGGTGTGGGACCCGCGCAACGGCCGGCCGTACTACAACGCCATCGTCTGGCAGGACACCCGCACCGACTCCATCGCCGCCGCCCTGGAACGCGAGGGCAAGGGCGACGTCATCCGCCGCAAGGCGGGGCTGCCGCCGGCGACGTACTTCTCCGGCGGGAAGATCCAGTGGATCCTGGAGAACGTCGACGGCGTCCGTGAGGCGGCCGAGCAGGGCCACGCGGTCTTCGGCAACACCGACGCCTGGGTCCTGTGGAACCTGACCGGCGGTCCCGACGGCGGCATCCACGCCACCGATGTGACCAACGCCAGCCGCACCATGCTGATGGATCTCGAAACCCTCGACTGGGACGACGAGTTGCTGGGGTTCTTCAACATTCCGCGGTCGATGCTGCCGAAGATCAACCCCTCCTCGCACGCGGAGGCGTACGGGACCACCCGGACCTCCCGGCCGCTGCGCGAGGCCATTCCCATCGCCGGCGTGCTCGGCGACCAGCAGGCGGCCACCGTCGGCCAGGTCTGCTACGCGCCGGGCGAGGCGAAGAACACCTACGGCACCGGCAACTTCCTGGTGCTCAACACCGGTACGGAACTGGTGCGTTCCCAGAACGGGCTGCTCACCACCGTGGCCTACCAGTTCCAGGACAGCCCGGCGATCTACGCCCTGGAGGGCTCGATCGCGGTGACCGGGTCCGCGGTGCAGTGGCTGCGCGACCAGTTGAAGATCATCGCCAGTGCGCCCGAGAGCGAGACGCTGGCCCGCGGCGTCGCGGACAACGGCGGCTGCTACTTCGTCCCGGCGTTCTCCGGTCTGTTCGCCCCGTACTGGCGTTCCGACGCCCGCGGCGCGATCGTCGGGCTCGCCCGGTACAACACCAACGAGCATCTGGCGCGGGCGACCCTGGAGGCCATCTGCTACCAGAGCCGTGATGTCGTCGAGGCCATGGAGCAGGACTCCGGGGTCCATCTCGACGTCCTGAAGGTGGACGGCGGGATCACCGCGAACGATCTGTGCATGCAGATCCAGGCCGATGTGCTCGGCGTGCCGGTGAGCCGTCCGGTCGTCGCCGAGACCACCGCGCTCGGTGCCGCCTACGCGGCGGGCCTGGCCACCGGCTTCTGGCAGAGCCAGGACGAACTGCGCACCCACTGGCAGGAGTCCAAGCGCTGGGAGCCGCAGTGGTCCGAGGAGCAGCGCGCGGAGGGCTACGACGGCTGGAAGCGGGCGGTGGAGCGCACGCTCGACTGGGTCAAGGTCGAGTAG
- a CDS encoding multicopper oxidase family protein produces the protein MASVPRRGVLKGLPLAAGAVLAGRATSAQAASTPATGARATTDVPFPQPATRTVRPRPRRLETRLTVGFTEQHVPDVGTVLTRTYDGSLPGPTLRVRPGDSLQITHVNALPPNTGPAHHDLGMNVPHGFNTVNLHLHGMHVDPAGEADNVFRSFEPAGTARRTTTWRSVVDVPAHHPAGTFWYHPHHHGSTATHLLNGLAGVIVVEGDIDAVPEVAAAKDIVVCINELKMSGGKVPDLTSETTYDRIPSTFLVNGALSPVLTIAPGEVQRWRLVNAGALTTLYLSLDGQKMHQIAFDGITFMKPAAVTALQLPVGGRADLLVRGGEPGVYRLTAGGVSRPLMTLKVTGTPRRMSLPTRLPGRPTTLPAPTRRRSLIFRSYENVLTGDFRNAYRILGDGETPPADPQAGRADLQWGRFRPDYVNHRVRLGEVEEWTVTNDSRTHAHHPLHLHTNHFLVTAVNNRPLATPVWHDTVGLPPHGSLTFRLRAEDFTGRAMVHCHQSQHEDEGMMQIVEYVR, from the coding sequence ATGGCATCCGTGCCGCGTCGTGGAGTACTGAAGGGCCTGCCGCTCGCGGCCGGGGCGGTCCTCGCCGGGAGGGCGACGAGCGCACAGGCGGCGAGCACGCCCGCCACGGGCGCGCGCGCGACCACCGACGTCCCCTTCCCGCAACCCGCGACCCGGACCGTCCGGCCCCGCCCGCGCCGGCTGGAGACCCGGCTGACGGTCGGGTTCACCGAGCAGCACGTGCCCGACGTCGGCACCGTGCTCACTCGCACCTACGACGGGTCCCTGCCGGGCCCGACGCTGCGGGTGCGCCCCGGGGACTCCCTGCAGATCACGCACGTCAACGCGCTCCCGCCGAACACCGGGCCGGCCCACCACGACCTCGGCATGAACGTCCCGCACGGCTTCAACACGGTCAACCTGCATCTGCACGGCATGCACGTCGACCCCGCGGGCGAGGCGGACAACGTCTTCCGCTCCTTCGAGCCCGCCGGCACCGCCCGCCGCACCACGACCTGGCGCAGCGTCGTCGACGTCCCCGCCCACCACCCCGCCGGCACGTTCTGGTACCACCCGCACCACCACGGCTCCACCGCGACCCACCTCCTGAACGGCCTGGCCGGGGTGATCGTCGTGGAGGGCGACATCGACGCGGTGCCCGAGGTCGCCGCGGCGAAGGACATCGTCGTCTGCATCAACGAACTCAAGATGTCCGGCGGCAAGGTGCCCGACCTGACCTCGGAGACCACCTACGACCGCATCCCCTCGACCTTCCTGGTCAACGGCGCGCTGAGCCCGGTCCTGACCATCGCCCCGGGAGAGGTCCAGCGCTGGCGGCTCGTCAACGCCGGGGCGCTCACCACGCTCTATCTGTCCCTGGACGGGCAGAAGATGCACCAGATCGCCTTCGACGGCATCACCTTCATGAAACCGGCCGCCGTCACCGCCCTCCAGCTTCCCGTGGGCGGCCGGGCCGACCTGCTGGTCCGCGGCGGCGAGCCCGGCGTCTACCGGCTGACCGCGGGCGGAGTGAGCCGGCCCCTGATGACGCTCAAGGTCACCGGCACCCCGCGCCGGATGTCACTGCCCACCCGGCTGCCGGGCCGGCCCACCACCCTGCCCGCGCCCACCCGCAGACGCTCGCTGATCTTCCGCAGCTACGAGAACGTCCTCACGGGGGACTTCCGCAACGCCTACCGCATCCTCGGCGACGGCGAGACCCCGCCCGCCGACCCGCAGGCCGGGCGCGCGGACCTCCAGTGGGGCCGCTTCCGGCCCGACTACGTCAACCACCGCGTCCGTCTCGGCGAGGTCGAGGAGTGGACCGTCACCAACGACTCCCGCACCCACGCCCACCACCCCCTCCATCTGCACACCAACCACTTCCTCGTCACCGCGGTCAACAACCGCCCGCTGGCCACACCCGTCTGGCACGACACCGTGGGCCTGCCGCCCCACGGATCGCTCACCTTCCGGCTGCGCGCGGAGGACTTCACCGGGCGCGCGATGGTGCACTGCCACCAGTCCCAGCACGAGGACGAGGGCATGATGCAGATCGTCGAGTACGTGCGCTGA
- a CDS encoding MIP/aquaporin family protein, with translation MAERLKRSVLVGEVSAEFAGTMVLILFGCGVVAQVVAGGGLTTPPGGLGNHDSIAWAWGLGVTLGVYVAGRLSGAHLNPAVTVALATFKGFPWKKVGPYIVAQFLGAFVAALIVRWNYTEALGKYDPGHTIKSQGVFSTLPANGNPNLPVHEWGAFRDQVIGTAILLLLILAVTDLLNNPPQANLAPFIVGLIVVAIGMAWGTNAGYAINPARDFGPRLASFITGYGTAWRDQYDNLYFWVPIVGPLIGGLLGAFLYKFFIGRFLPTAEPEPPGRVPAPED, from the coding sequence TGCTGGTCGGCGAAGTGTCGGCCGAATTCGCCGGAACCATGGTTCTGATCCTCTTCGGCTGTGGCGTGGTGGCCCAGGTCGTGGCCGGCGGAGGACTGACGACACCCCCGGGCGGGCTGGGCAACCACGACAGCATCGCCTGGGCCTGGGGTCTCGGCGTCACCCTCGGCGTCTACGTCGCGGGACGCCTGAGCGGCGCGCACCTCAACCCCGCGGTGACGGTCGCCCTGGCGACGTTCAAGGGGTTCCCGTGGAAGAAGGTGGGGCCCTACATCGTGGCCCAGTTCCTCGGTGCCTTCGTCGCGGCCCTCATCGTGCGCTGGAACTACACCGAGGCACTGGGGAAGTACGACCCGGGCCACACCATCAAGTCCCAGGGCGTGTTCTCCACTCTCCCGGCCAACGGCAACCCCAATCTGCCGGTCCACGAGTGGGGCGCGTTCCGCGACCAGGTCATCGGCACCGCCATTCTGCTGCTGCTGATCCTGGCCGTCACGGACCTGCTGAACAACCCGCCCCAGGCGAATCTGGCCCCGTTCATCGTCGGCCTGATCGTCGTGGCGATCGGCATGGCGTGGGGCACCAACGCGGGATACGCGATCAACCCGGCACGTGACTTCGGCCCCAGACTCGCGAGTTTCATCACGGGGTACGGCACAGCCTGGAGAGATCAGTACGACAACTTGTACTTCTGGGTGCCGATCGTCGGTCCACTGATCGGCGGACTGCTCGGCGCCTTCCTCTACAAGTTCTTCATCGGCCGGTTCCTGCCCACGGCGGAGCCCGAGCCTCCCGGTCGCGTACCGGCTCCCGAGGACTGA
- a CDS encoding polysaccharide deacetylase family protein — protein sequence MARHSGRGWYGKVAAAAVGVTVLAAGASVWATQAGAVGTGSARASSSAEPGADIKPVDVTIAHASDKGARGVNITIDDGPDPEWTPQVLDVLREYGVKATFCMVGTQAQAHPDLVKQVVAAGHRLCDHSVSHDTTMDKKSEAYQSQQILDAERMITEASGGVRPMYYRAPGGAFTPYSRKLAASRGMRPLGWNVDSKDFERPGADTIVATVEREVTNGPTILFHDAGGDRSQTVEALRQVLPWLKEQGYSFGFPVR from the coding sequence ATGGCGCGGCACAGCGGGCGGGGCTGGTACGGCAAGGTCGCCGCGGCGGCGGTCGGGGTGACGGTGCTGGCCGCCGGGGCCTCGGTGTGGGCCACACAGGCCGGTGCCGTGGGGACCGGGTCCGCCCGTGCGTCGAGCTCCGCCGAGCCGGGCGCCGACATCAAGCCGGTGGACGTGACCATCGCGCACGCCTCGGACAAGGGGGCGCGGGGCGTCAACATCACCATCGACGACGGCCCCGACCCCGAGTGGACCCCGCAGGTCCTGGACGTGCTGCGGGAGTACGGGGTGAAGGCCACGTTCTGCATGGTGGGGACGCAGGCGCAGGCCCACCCGGACCTCGTGAAGCAGGTGGTCGCGGCCGGGCACCGGCTGTGCGACCACTCGGTGTCGCACGACACCACCATGGACAAGAAGTCCGAGGCGTACCAGTCGCAGCAGATACTCGACGCCGAACGCATGATCACCGAGGCGTCCGGGGGCGTGCGGCCGATGTACTACCGGGCCCCCGGTGGCGCGTTCACCCCGTACAGCCGCAAGCTCGCCGCCTCCCGGGGCATGCGCCCGCTGGGCTGGAACGTGGACTCCAAGGACTTCGAACGGCCGGGCGCCGACACCATCGTCGCCACCGTCGAGCGCGAGGTGACCAACGGACCGACGATCCTCTTCCACGACGCGGGCGGCGACCGCTCCCAGACCGTCGAGGCCCTGCGCCAGGTCCTGCCCTGGCTCAAGGAGCAGGGCTACTCGTTCGGCTTCCCGGTGCGCTGA